From the genome of Sphingomonas sp. HMP6, one region includes:
- a CDS encoding phosphoribosyltransferase, with product MGTAAKPQLHHVTDADFLGDVHALVRRIAENDWKPDFIVGVGRGGLVPAVYVSHALNVPALSVDHSSKVPEFGTELLAKLAAKSAAGTTLLFVDDINDSGGTIDTIRGLLADYGCEDGNIRFAVLLDNLRSKARVEYRSQTIDRAEDKRWFVFPWEAIGAAEAIIEEAQSVPHRLA from the coding sequence ATGGGCACAGCCGCCAAGCCACAGCTTCATCACGTTACGGATGCCGATTTTCTCGGCGACGTGCACGCGCTTGTCCGCCGCATTGCCGAGAATGACTGGAAGCCCGATTTCATTGTCGGAGTCGGACGCGGCGGGCTGGTTCCCGCGGTCTATGTCTCACACGCGCTGAACGTGCCGGCGCTTTCGGTCGATCATTCGTCCAAGGTGCCGGAATTCGGCACCGAGTTGCTGGCCAAGCTGGCGGCGAAGAGCGCGGCGGGCACGACCTTGCTGTTCGTCGACGACATCAACGACAGTGGCGGCACGATTGACACGATCCGCGGTTTGCTGGCCGATTATGGGTGTGAAGACGGCAATATCCGCTTCGCCGTGCTGCTCGACAACCTCCGTTCCAAGGCCCGCGTCGAGTACCGCTCCCAGACGATCGATCGCGCTGAGGACAAGCGCTGGTTTGTCTTCCCGTGGGAGGCGATCGGTGCCGCCGAGGCGATTATCGAAGAGGCGCAATCGGTGCCGCACCGGCTGGCGTGA
- a CDS encoding CoA-acylating methylmalonate-semialdehyde dehydrogenase, whose translation MRTIDHHIVGLSDGGAGRTGDVFDPNTGLVQATVALGTQATLDTAVAAALKAQPGWAATNPQRRARVMAEFKRLVDANIDELAHLLSSEHGKVIADSKGDIQRGLEVIEFCCGIPHVMKGEYTHGAGPGIDVYSMRQPLGIGAGITPFNFPAMIPLWMSGVAIATGNAFILKPSERDPSVPVRLAELFADAGLPEGILQVVHGDKEMVDAILDHPEIAAVSFVGSSDIAHYVYRRGVAAGKRVQAMGGAKNHGIVMPDADLDQVVADLSGAAFGSAGERCMALPVVVPVGEKTAIALREKLLPAIAKLRIGISTDGDADYGPVVNAAHRSRVEGWIQKGVDEGAELVVDGRGFELQGHEKGFFIGPSLFDHVTTSMESYKEEIFGPVLQIVRADDFEHALRLPSEHQYGNGVAIFTRNGHAAREFASRVNVGMVGINVPIPVPVAYHTFGGWKRSAFGDTNQHGMEGVKFWTKVKTVTQRWPDGGANNLGGDAANAFVIPTMG comes from the coding sequence ATGCGTACCATCGACCATCACATCGTCGGCCTGTCCGATGGCGGCGCGGGCCGCACCGGCGACGTGTTCGATCCCAACACCGGTTTGGTGCAGGCGACCGTCGCGCTCGGCACGCAAGCCACGCTCGACACCGCCGTCGCCGCTGCGCTGAAGGCTCAACCCGGCTGGGCCGCGACCAACCCGCAGCGCCGCGCGCGCGTGATGGCAGAATTCAAGCGGCTGGTGGACGCCAACATCGACGAGCTCGCGCATTTGCTGTCGTCCGAACATGGCAAGGTGATCGCCGATTCGAAAGGCGACATCCAGCGTGGTCTCGAGGTGATCGAGTTCTGCTGCGGGATCCCGCATGTGATGAAGGGCGAATATACCCACGGCGCCGGCCCGGGCATCGACGTCTATTCGATGCGCCAGCCGCTCGGCATTGGCGCGGGCATCACGCCGTTCAATTTCCCCGCGATGATCCCGCTGTGGATGTCGGGCGTGGCGATCGCGACCGGCAACGCCTTCATCCTGAAACCCTCCGAGCGTGATCCGTCGGTGCCGGTGCGCCTCGCGGAATTGTTCGCCGACGCCGGCCTGCCCGAGGGCATCCTGCAGGTCGTTCACGGCGACAAGGAAATGGTCGACGCGATCCTCGACCATCCCGAAATCGCGGCGGTCAGCTTCGTCGGATCGTCCGACATCGCGCATTACGTTTACCGCCGCGGCGTCGCGGCCGGCAAGCGCGTCCAGGCGATGGGCGGCGCCAAGAACCACGGCATTGTCATGCCCGATGCGGATCTCGACCAGGTCGTCGCCGATCTCTCGGGCGCGGCATTCGGCTCGGCGGGCGAGCGCTGCATGGCGCTGCCGGTGGTAGTCCCGGTCGGGGAGAAGACCGCAATCGCGTTGCGCGAAAAACTCCTCCCCGCCATCGCCAAATTGCGCATCGGCATCTCGACCGATGGCGATGCGGATTACGGCCCGGTCGTCAACGCCGCGCACCGGTCGCGCGTCGAAGGCTGGATCCAGAAGGGCGTCGATGAGGGTGCGGAACTCGTCGTCGATGGGCGCGGGTTTGAGCTGCAGGGCCACGAAAAGGGCTTCTTCATCGGCCCGTCGTTGTTCGATCACGTCACGACGAGCATGGAATCGTACAAGGAAGAGATTTTTGGGCCGGTGCTGCAGATCGTTCGCGCCGATGATTTCGAACATGCGCTGCGGCTGCCGAGCGAGCATCAATACGGCAATGGCGTCGCGATCTTCACGCGCAACGGGCATGCGGCGCGCGAATTCGCGAGCCGCGTGAACGTCGGAATGGTGGGCATCAACGTGCCGATCCCGGTGCCGGTCGCCTACCACACCTTCGGTGGGTGGAAGCGCAGCGCATTCGGCGACACCAACCAGCACGGCATGGAAGGTGTGAAGTTCTGGACCAAGGTCAAGACCGTCACGCAGCGCTGGCCCGATGGCGGCGCCAATAACCTTGGGGGGGATGCTGCCAACGCGTTCGTCATCCCGACGATGGGGTGA